A stretch of the Notamacropus eugenii isolate mMacEug1 chromosome 2, mMacEug1.pri_v2, whole genome shotgun sequence genome encodes the following:
- the LOC140522665 gene encoding olfactory receptor 2T29-like has translation MNQRMRLENQTFGTDFILLGLFTQSKYSPFLYSLIFLIFTIALTSNATLVLLIQSDPHLHTPMYFFISQLSLMDMMYISVTVPKMLLDQIIGIHNISASSCGLQMFLYVTLIGAEFFLLAAMSYDRYMAICHPLRYSTIMNDRICILLAVVCWILGSVDGFTITPITMNFPFCKSREIQHFFCEVLALLKLSCSDTSLYETVMYLCCVLMLLIPLIVILSSYSLILLTVYRMNSATGHRKAFVTCSSHIAVVILFYGASVYNYMFPPLYHTTEKDMLVSVFYNILTPVINPLIYSVRNKDITAALKKMLCSKVVLANFQKQNT, from the coding sequence ATGAACCAAAGAATGAGGTTGGAGAATCAAACTTTTGGGACTGACTTCATCCTGTTGGGGCTCTTTACCCAAAGCAAATATTCTCCTTTCCTCTACTCACTGATATTCCTTATTTTTACAATAGCTCTGACTAGCAATGCCACTTTGGTTCTTTTGATTCAAAGTGATCCCCACCTCCAcactcccatgtacttcttcATCAGTCAGCTTTCCCTCATGGACATGATGTATATCTCTGTTACTGTGCCCAAGATGCTGTTGGATCAGATAATTGGGATTCATAATATCTCAGCCTCATCCTGTGGACTCCAGATGTTCCTCTATGTAACTCTTATAGGAGCAGAGTTCTTCCTTTTGGCAGCGATGTCCTATGACAGGTATATGGCCATTTGTCACCCTCTCCGCTACTCCACCATCATGAACGACAGAATCTGCATCCTACTTGCAGTTGTGTGTTGGATCTTGGGCTCTGTTGATGGCTTCACTATCACCCCTATCACCATGAACTTTCCATTTTGTAAGTCCAGAGAGATCCAACACTTCTTCTGTGAGGTCCTTGCCTTGTTGAAACTCTCCTGCTCAGACACATCACTCTATGAGACTGTCATGTACCTGTGCTGTGTCCTTATGCTCCTCATCCCTCTCATAGTTATTTTAAGCTCGTACTCCCTTATTCTCCTCACAGTCTATAGGATGAATTCAGCTACGGGTCATAGGAAAGCATTTGTCACATGTTCCTCCCATATAGCTGTTGTTATTCTCTTTTATGGAGCTTCTGTCTATAACTACATGTTCCCTCCTTTGTATCATACTACTGAGAAGGATATGTTGGTGTCTGTCTTCTACAATATCCTAACACCTGTTATAAACCCTCTGATCTATAGTGTCAGAAATAAAGATATCACAGCAGCTTTGAAGAAAATGTTATGTTCAAAGGTGGTTTTAGCTAATTTTCAGAAGCAGAATACTTAA